The segment AAAATACATGCTCTCAAAGATGCATAATATTTTCCACTTTCTGTTCTCCATGTTATGGATGTTACATAAAAAAGCagtactttatatatatatatatatatatatatatatatatatatatatatatatattgaaacaaCCATATGATATCTCACATATAATAAGAATGTAGAGAAACACCTGTTGAAGCTCTACAATCATGTGAACCCTCGCCATCAATAAGTTGTCCATGCATAGTGTGCTGCTATCTTAAAAACATTGGTATGACCTAGAGAAAACATTTAGGATTTCCTTCTCTACAAAAGCAGCCAGTTCCAGAATCCAGACAGACATGGAGACACAGTCCATCTCAAGCAGTGAATTTTATATTTAAGTAGAATACAGAAAGATGAACGTACATGGTTCAGGTCATTTACAGAATTCTGACCTGCAGACTGAAAATGGTGTACTATTTGAAGAACAAACACGTGTGCTGCATATGCACATGGTCAAGCTCAGAATGACACAGTAAAAGCATTTTTTTCTATTATCAACCTATGGCtgattctaaataattattaacTATGACTATCTGCAAGAGTAACCCTTCTTTAATGTAACCGATAACAAGAGATTTATCATTTGCACCAAAAAGCCTAAAGCCATATCACTTGATGACTTACCAAGTATACATATTTATGATCGGCAAACTAGAGTCATGCAACTGGAACCTTGCAGCAGACatcaaaaatttcatccaaaggTGCATGATCACCAGTCCCTTCATCTTTTCTTGCATACAACAACTGCTTCCCTTTGAATACAAAGATACCGCCCTAATAAAAAATGCCAAAATTCAATTGAGAAATTTGGAATGCTGAAGTAATCAACTCTATAGCAAGATTGATGTTAATGACAAAAGCTCTTGAGCACAGAGgacgggcaaaaaaaaaaaaaaaaacctgttgCAGGACACTGGCCCTATCATCTGGAGTAGCTGCAATTGTATAGTTCCTTACTGCTTTCTTGAGAGAATCAAATCTTGAAAACACTTTGGCCTGTTATATGAAAGtcaggaaaaaaaggaaaaagaaggatgtaAATAACATGTTCAATATTAAATTGATTTCGCTTTTTCCTTCATTGGTGCAAATTATATAGATAATGCAAATTTAAGAACGAAAATAACACTTACACTGGCTGGATTGAAAAAGGTACGGCTCAAACCATAATATAGGCCCAGAACATCATATGCCTGAAAAATTAAGGTAAGGGAGCTTGTGCTCATGGAACTTCAAGGCAAAATAAATAGGAATCATAGCATCACTCATCACCTTGCGGTCTGGATCTGCATAAAGGCAATCCAGTGGAAATGGTAGCTGCATAATGAAAAGACATAGATATCAACTAACGCATCAATTCACATAGGTGGCTTGCATTGTTCTTGACGATGATAAATAGAAGTTTCATGATAAAAGGTTTCTCTTTTGAGAGGAAAGAGATGGGAAAAGATCCTCTACCAAATATTATTATGAACTTGCATGCCAGAATGTAGACTATCAGCAATTCAAAAATTCATGCTTCCTCAATTTGGAAAGGATGAATCATGAGATAATCACTGCAAACTTATGATCAAGTAATAAAATTGGTTGATGCTGTATGCAAATCTTTTTAGATGCCTAAAAAAAGGTGAGCAGGACCACCTTTTCTGCTATTGGATTTAAGCACATGCTATGGCCGCATTTGATTTACAGAAAACAGTTTTGGAGGGACATTGCATCCATTGATGAAACTTTCTAGGAAAAATGAAGCCATTCTAAGTTCTTATAAGATTTAGAACAAGCTGATGCCATACAACAAGACATTACTCAATAAGTTTACCAGCTCTTGGAAACCCATTATTGTTACTAACAGCAACACCTCAACATGCAACTGTGACTACTAAAAAAACCTATCAGCATTATTGAGAGATGGAGCAATCTAAAATAATCAAGTCCAATGGCTCTATTCTAGTCACCACAAGACCTCAAGTATATAAGCTAAAAATTCCATGTTCTGCATGTTTATCATGTTATACATatcactaataaattataaaactaGGAGGATGAATACCCGGTCAGCAAGAATACGAGCTTTGTCAGGAGTACCAACACCAACTGCAACTAGTTTAACACCAGCCGAGTCAAATCTTGGTTTTGCATCTTTCAGAACAGAAGCAAGTTCCCAGCTTAAGAATATGAACAAAGGAAAGGAACTATGGTCATGTTCTGATCAAAGAAAACAATGATCCTTTTCCACTATTGATTATCCTCTCACCAGCAAGGACACCCAAAATGCCTCAGAAGTGCAACCACAGCCATTCCCTGAAAAAACATTTAGTTGAAGAAAGAGTATCAAGATAATGAGACAAAGGAACAAGAAAGAAATAGACTTgtatattatttttggattacaCCTTATGAAGCAGATCATAAATAAGGAAAATAAGCAAACCATCATGATGTGCTTTATATAATTCCTTCTAACAGCTAATATCAAAAATCTTTTTGCAGTCATTCTTCACATTTACATATACTTCAACCAAGTACAGGAGCCCCCTCTAGTGGATTCTTTCTAGTCCCTTTGCGAAACACTA is part of the Elaeis guineensis isolate ETL-2024a chromosome 15, EG11, whole genome shotgun sequence genome and harbors:
- the LOC105058201 gene encoding thioredoxin-like protein AAED1, chloroplastic, with the protein product MATFSLSSSLSPSPRSLLPSSSPPDALPLSISRLRRRLLPPAIRRTAAMGSSPSAVRASPTSGFDATAVDALGDVSILAASTGEPVFFRDLWDQNEGMAVVALLRHFGCPCCWELASVLKDAKPRFDSAGVKLVAVGVGTPDKARILADRLPFPLDCLYADPDRKAYDVLGLYYGLSRTFFNPASAKVFSRFDSLKKAVRNYTIAATPDDRASVLQQGGIFVFKGKQLLYARKDEGTGDHAPLDEIFDVCCKVPVA